A single window of Chloracidobacterium thermophilum B DNA harbors:
- a CDS encoding type II toxin-antitoxin system PemK/MazF family toxin yields MSVHQPRSHKNRPVLVMSATAFNRASGCLVLAMITSAQNPPWPFDCPISDLTSAGLPTPSSVVCAKLFTLDVRLVRGVLGYLAEADCSQLGQFLYPECWTLPHDIHQNPEKTHRSRATTG; encoded by the coding sequence ATTTCCGTTCACCAACCGCGAAGCCACAAAAATCGCCCGGTGCTGGTCATGTCGGCAACCGCTTTCAACCGTGCAAGCGGCTGCCTTGTACTTGCGATGATTACCTCGGCTCAGAATCCCCCGTGGCCGTTTGACTGCCCCATCAGCGACCTCACTAGCGCGGGTTTACCCACGCCTTCGTCGGTGGTATGCGCCAAACTGTTCACGCTCGATGTTCGCTTGGTGCGCGGCGTGCTCGGCTATCTGGCAGAGGCTGATTGCAGCCAGCTTGGGCAGTTCTTATATCCCGAGTGCTGGACCTTACCCCATGACATCCATCAAAACCCGGAAAAAACTCATCGAAGTCGCGCTACCACTGGATAA
- a CDS encoding AbrB/MazE/SpoVT family DNA-binding domain-containing protein, whose amino-acid sequence MIAIAKITAKGQTTIPAAIRAHLHVGPGDLPAWEIVADGEVRVRRVCPLGLEYLKAVEGTLSEWSGETDKENYREL is encoded by the coding sequence ATGATTGCCATCGCTAAAATCACTGCCAAAGGCCAGACTACAATTCCGGCCGCGATCCGGGCGCACTTACACGTCGGACCTGGCGATCTGCCAGCCTGGGAGATCGTTGCCGACGGCGAAGTACGGGTGCGTCGGGTTTGCCCCCTCGGTCTGGAATACCTCAAGGCCGTCGAGGGCACGCTCTCGGAATGGTCGGGCGAGACAGACAAGGAGAACTACCGTGAACTATGA
- a CDS encoding DUF1156 domain-containing protein — MTSIKTRKKLIEVALPLDKINEAAAREKSIRHGHPSTLHLWWARRPLAAARAVIFAQMVDDPASVPEEFPTPEAQERERQRLFRLLEQLVQWENTTNEEVLESARREIRRSWARHCLGAAAARLSDDEIVAAINAGRMPALPGFHDPFAGGGALPLEAQRLGLETYASDLNPVAVTINKAMIEIPPRFAGYEPVGPLPPGERQATLHADWSGAKGLAEDVRRYGAWMRAEAEKRIGHLYPRVKVTSEMAADRPDLKPLVGQKLTVIAWLWARTVKSPNPAFADVDVPLVSTFILSSKAGKEAYVEPIILGGRASRPPQVAGETPALPGTPALPGYYFTVKVGKPPESAKNGTKLARGANFRCLVSGAPIGDAYIKAESLAGRMGERLMAIVAEGPRGRVYLPPTEEHERIARSAQPLWKPDQPMNRDTRDLVSGRGYGFFTWADLFTPRQLVALTTFSDLVAEAIEKCRRDAIAAGLPDDGVGLDASGTGALAYAQAVGVYLAFAVDKGANYWSSLCSWHSGRDTVTSTFGRQALPMVWDFAEANPFSNSSGNLLSGCEQAAKLLTNLKSPSNGLALQSEAQSQTVSHNKIISTDPPYYDNIAYADLSDFFYVWLRRMLKPIFPGLYATLATPKTEELVATPCRHGSREKAETFFLEGMTQALENLARQAHPAFPITIYYAFKQSETESDGTTSPGWETFLEAVLRAGLAITGTWPMRTEYTGNLKKATNALASSIVLVCRKRAADAPVITRREFLRELNATLPEAMEEMINPGGAGVSPASGNSQDGRALRHSPVTPVDLSQAIIGSGMAIFSRYAQVLEADGTPMTVRTALQLINRFLTEDDFDYDTQFCLHWFEQHGWATGKFGEADVLARAKATSVDGLREAGLVAAGKGEVRLLRWPELPAKWSPKTDSCASVWEALHQLIRALNQGGESAAGALLARMPSRAEPIRALAYRLYTLCERRGWADDARPYNELVAAWSGIEQVAGAARVAYSQMKLDV, encoded by the coding sequence ATGACATCCATCAAAACCCGGAAAAAACTCATCGAAGTCGCGCTACCACTGGATAAAATCAACGAAGCTGCCGCGCGCGAAAAGTCCATCCGTCACGGACACCCCAGCACCCTGCACCTGTGGTGGGCGCGCCGTCCGCTGGCGGCGGCCCGGGCCGTCATCTTCGCCCAGATGGTGGATGATCCCGCCAGTGTGCCGGAGGAGTTTCCCACGCCGGAAGCGCAGGAGAGGGAACGCCAGCGCCTCTTTCGCCTGCTTGAGCAGCTTGTGCAGTGGGAAAACACCACGAACGAGGAGGTGCTCGAAAGCGCCCGGCGCGAAATCCGCCGGAGTTGGGCGCGGCACTGCCTTGGCGCAGCGGCCGCACGCCTCTCCGACGACGAAATTGTGGCTGCGATCAACGCGGGCAGGATGCCTGCGCTCCCAGGTTTTCACGATCCCTTCGCCGGCGGGGGCGCACTGCCTCTGGAAGCGCAGCGGCTGGGGCTGGAAACCTACGCCAGCGATCTCAACCCCGTGGCTGTCACCATCAACAAGGCCATGATTGAAATCCCGCCGCGCTTTGCCGGATACGAACCTGTCGGGCCGTTGCCGCCGGGGGAAAGGCAAGCCACGCTGCACGCGGACTGGTCGGGGGCAAAGGGACTGGCCGAAGACGTACGGCGGTACGGGGCGTGGATGCGCGCCGAGGCTGAAAAGCGCATCGGGCATCTTTACCCAAGGGTCAAGGTGACGTCAGAGATGGCCGCTGACCGCCCTGACCTCAAACCGCTCGTTGGCCAAAAGCTCACCGTGATTGCCTGGTTGTGGGCGCGGACGGTCAAAAGCCCCAATCCGGCTTTTGCGGATGTGGATGTGCCGCTGGTTTCCACCTTCATCCTCTCCAGCAAGGCGGGCAAGGAAGCGTACGTCGAGCCAATTATCCTGGGAGGGCGGGCGTCTCGCCCGCCACAAGTCGCGGGCGAGACGCCCGCCCTCCCAGGGACGCCCGCGCTCCCAGGGTATTACTTTACTGTCAAAGTGGGTAAGCCGCCGGAAAGCGCGAAGAACGGCACGAAGCTTGCGCGCGGGGCGAATTTTCGGTGTCTGGTGTCTGGTGCGCCAATCGGCGACGCCTACATCAAAGCCGAGAGTCTGGCAGGTAGAATGGGAGAACGGCTGATGGCCATCGTCGCCGAAGGGCCACGTGGGCGCGTCTATCTGCCTCCTACCGAAGAACACGAGAGGATTGCCCGTTCAGCGCAACCGCTGTGGAAGCCCGATCAGCCGATGAACCGCGATACGCGCGATCTGGTCAGTGGCCGTGGCTATGGCTTTTTCACGTGGGCCGACCTCTTCACCCCCCGCCAGCTCGTGGCGCTGACGACGTTTTCCGATCTGGTGGCCGAGGCCATCGAGAAATGCCGCCGGGATGCTATAGCGGCTGGGTTGCCTGACGACGGTGTGGGATTGGATGCCAGTGGGACCGGTGCCCTCGCCTACGCGCAGGCAGTGGGAGTGTACTTGGCATTTGCCGTGGATAAAGGTGCAAACTACTGGTCGTCTCTTTGTTCCTGGCACTCAGGCCGTGACACAGTGACAAGTACCTTTGGTCGTCAAGCTTTACCAATGGTTTGGGACTTTGCCGAGGCGAATCCTTTCAGCAATTCCTCTGGGAACCTTCTCAGCGGCTGTGAGCAGGCAGCAAAACTTCTCACCAACCTCAAGAGCCCTTCCAATGGCTTGGCCCTCCAATCGGAAGCTCAATCTCAAACCGTCTCGCACAACAAGATTATTTCCACTGACCCGCCGTACTACGACAACATTGCCTACGCCGACCTCTCGGACTTCTTCTACGTCTGGCTGCGGCGGATGCTCAAGCCCATCTTTCCTGGTCTCTACGCGACACTGGCCACACCCAAGACTGAGGAACTGGTCGCTACACCGTGCCGCCACGGCAGTCGGGAAAAGGCCGAAACCTTCTTTCTGGAAGGGATGACGCAGGCGCTGGAAAACCTCGCACGGCAGGCGCACCCGGCTTTTCCGATAACCATCTACTACGCCTTCAAGCAGAGCGAAACCGAAAGCGACGGCACGACGAGTCCCGGCTGGGAGACTTTTCTGGAAGCTGTCCTCCGCGCCGGCCTGGCCATCACGGGGACATGGCCGATGCGCACCGAATACACGGGCAATCTCAAGAAAGCTACCAATGCCCTTGCCTCCAGCATTGTGCTCGTTTGCCGCAAGCGCGCAGCCGACGCACCGGTGATCACCCGCCGCGAGTTTCTACGCGAACTCAATGCGACGCTGCCCGAAGCCATGGAGGAGATGATCAACCCTGGGGGCGCGGGCGTCTCGCCCGCATCAGGAAACAGCCAGGATGGCCGCGCTCTTCGGCATTCACCTGTGACACCGGTGGATTTGTCGCAGGCGATCATCGGCTCCGGCATGGCGATCTTCTCGCGGTATGCGCAGGTGCTGGAGGCCGACGGCACGCCCATGACGGTGCGCACCGCGCTGCAACTCATCAACCGCTTTCTCACCGAGGACGACTTCGACTATGACACGCAATTTTGCCTGCACTGGTTCGAGCAGCACGGCTGGGCTACGGGCAAATTTGGCGAGGCGGACGTACTTGCCCGCGCCAAGGCGACGAGTGTAGATGGACTACGAGAGGCTGGGCTGGTGGCGGCGGGCAAAGGCGAAGTACGCCTGCTCAGGTGGCCGGAGTTACCTGCCAAGTGGTCGCCCAAAACTGACTCGTGCGCCTCGGTCTGGGAGGCGCTGCATCAACTGATCCGCGCCCTCAATCAGGGTGGGGAATCGGCTGCTGGGGCCCTGCTGGCGCGTATGCCGTCCCGTGCTGAACCCATCCGTGCCTTGGCCTACCGGCTCTACACCCTGTGCGAGCGCCGGGGTTGGGCCGACGACGCGCGTCCCTACAACGAGTTGGTGGCAGCGTGGAGCGGCATCGAGCAGGTGGCTGGAGCGGCCAGGGTGGCGTATTCGCAGATGAAGCTGGATGTTTGA